A single Paenibacillus sp. FSL R5-0517 DNA region contains:
- a CDS encoding dipeptidase, with protein MKEQTYFEQNREKHLAELNEWLSIPSISAISEHKEDVNRAAQWAADALTRAGMENVEVIPTAGHPIVYADHLHAPGKPTALIYGHYDVQPVDPLNLWDTPPFEPTIRDGKLFARGATDDKGQIFLHIKAVEAILAENKELPVNIKFCIEGEEEISSPNLPIYLNDNTDKLRADMILISDTSLLEKGKPAISTGLRGLCSLHVDLNTANTDLHSGSFGGGVPNALHALVSLLASLHDEQGRVSVDGFYDGVLPLSPEMREEFVKQGFNEEQLRQDLGLEQLYGEEGYSFVERVGARPTLELNGVWGGFQGEGSKTVIPKEAHAKITCRLVADQDPQHVLDRIEAHLRAHVQPGATLHVKQIEKAFAFNIDPANPILQKAADAYEHVYGVRALFTKDGGSIPIVEKLSRVLEIPAVMMGFGLPDENLHAPNEHFNLENFDKGLLTIVQFLKSL; from the coding sequence ATGAAAGAACAGACTTACTTTGAACAAAATAGAGAAAAACACCTGGCAGAACTGAATGAATGGTTATCCATTCCAAGTATCTCCGCCATTTCAGAGCATAAAGAGGATGTTAATCGTGCAGCACAATGGGCAGCAGATGCGCTCACACGTGCAGGCATGGAAAACGTAGAGGTCATTCCAACGGCTGGACATCCGATTGTCTATGCAGATCACCTGCATGCACCCGGCAAACCGACAGCTCTGATCTATGGTCATTATGATGTACAACCTGTAGATCCCCTTAATCTGTGGGACACGCCTCCTTTCGAACCTACCATTCGTGATGGCAAGCTGTTCGCTCGTGGTGCAACGGATGACAAAGGACAGATCTTCCTACATATCAAGGCTGTAGAAGCCATTCTCGCCGAAAACAAAGAACTACCGGTTAACATCAAGTTCTGTATCGAAGGTGAAGAGGAAATCTCCAGTCCGAACCTGCCCATCTATCTGAATGACAATACGGACAAGTTGCGTGCAGACATGATACTGATCTCGGATACGTCCCTGCTTGAAAAAGGGAAACCGGCGATCTCCACTGGCCTGCGTGGTCTATGTTCGCTTCACGTAGATCTGAACACAGCCAATACCGACTTGCACTCCGGTTCATTTGGTGGTGGTGTACCCAACGCACTGCATGCACTCGTATCCCTGCTCGCATCGTTGCACGATGAACAAGGCCGTGTGAGTGTAGATGGATTTTACGATGGCGTTCTGCCACTGTCTCCTGAGATGAGAGAAGAATTTGTGAAACAGGGCTTCAATGAAGAACAGCTTCGTCAAGACCTCGGACTGGAGCAATTGTACGGCGAAGAAGGTTACTCGTTCGTGGAACGTGTTGGCGCTCGTCCAACATTGGAACTGAATGGGGTATGGGGTGGTTTCCAGGGTGAAGGCAGCAAAACGGTTATTCCGAAGGAAGCTCATGCCAAAATCACCTGCCGCCTCGTAGCGGACCAAGACCCACAACATGTATTGGATCGTATCGAAGCACATCTGCGCGCTCACGTTCAACCGGGTGCAACCCTGCATGTGAAACAGATCGAGAAAGCTTTTGCTTTCAATATCGATCCTGCCAATCCCATTCTGCAAAAAGCGGCAGATGCATATGAGCATGTGTATGGCGTTCGTGCCCTCTTTACCAAAGATGGCGGCTCCATTCCGATTGTTGAGAAGCTCTCACGTGTACTCGAAATCCCTGCTGTGATGATGGGCTTTGGTTTGCCGGATGAGAATCTGCATGCACCGAACGAGCACTTCAACCTGGAGAACTTTGATAAAGGGTTGTTGACGATTGTTCAGTTCTTGAAGAGTTTGTAG